The Blochmannia endosymbiont of Camponotus sp. genomic interval ATTCTTTTCGTATAAAAATTTACCGTAATTCATAATTCTACACACAGGTGGATCGGAATTAGGGCTAACTTCAACTAAATCAAGACCGATGTCTTCGGATTGCTTCAGCGCTTCATATAAACTAACCACACCAATTTGTTTTCCGTCTACTCCGGTTAGACGGACTTTTTTAGCACTAATTTCTCTATTAATACGATTTAATCGTATTGATTGTATTTTTTTTGCGGATTTAATAATATGTTATTCCTCCATTTGATGAAGACTGTAACTGTTAATTTCGCGTAGTAATTTTTTTATAAATATGTCAATATTACAGTTTTTTAATGTTTGGCCTCGATATGTACGTATAGCTACTGTATTTTGGTTCATTTCTTTATTTCCGCAAATTAACATATAAGGTACGCGTTGTAAGGTGTAATAACGAATTTTAAATCCTATTTTCTCATTTCTCAAGTCTACTTTTGTTCTTATTTTTTTATTTACTAGTTTTTTTTCTATAACAGAAATATATTCAGATTGTTGATCAGTGACATTCATGAGTACAACCTGCGTTGGGGCTAACCATGTTGGGAAAAATCCTGCATATTCTTCTGTTATTAAACCAATAAATCGTTCCATGGAACCAAGGATCGCTCTATGAATCATTACGGGGACTACGCGATTATTATGGTGATCGATATAATGTGCATTTAATAGATTTGGCAATGAAAAATCCAATTGTATTGTACCACATTGCCAAGTTCTATCTAAAGAATCAAGTAAAGCAAATTCTATTTTAGGCCCATAAAATGCGCCATCATTAGGTTGATATTGAAATGAAATATTATTGTGTTGAAGTGCAGTAGATAAATGTTGTTCTGCCGTATCCCATGTCGAATCTGTACCAATTCGTTTGGTAGGGCGAGTAGATAATTTTACTAAAATTTTTTTAAAACTGAATGTATTATATACATCATACATCATCTTAATGCAATGGTTCAATT includes:
- the thrS gene encoding threonine--tRNA ligase; its protein translation is MSQVSKKNDHRNLAKQLHLYHTQKDAPGMVFWHQNGWILLQELKKIIRTQLKVYEYQEVKSPAMINHTLWKKTGHWDNYHEHIFTTSSESHDYCIKPMNCPGHIQIFNQGIKSYKDLPCRIAEFGNCYRNEPSGSLHGLMRTREFTQDDGHIFCTKTQIFDELNHCIKMMYDVYNTFSFKKILVKLSTRPTKRIGTDSTWDTAEQHLSTALQHNNISFQYQPNDGAFYGPKIEFALLDSLDRTWQCGTIQLDFSLPNLLNAHYIDHHNNRVVPVMIHRAILGSMERFIGLITEEYAGFFPTWLAPTQVVLMNVTDQQSEYISVIEKKLVNKKIRTKVDLRNEKIGFKIRYYTLQRVPYMLICGNKEMNQNTVAIRTYRGQTLKNCNIDIFIKKLLREINSYSLHQMEE